One window from the genome of Elaeis guineensis isolate ETL-2024a chromosome 5, EG11, whole genome shotgun sequence encodes:
- the LOC140857927 gene encoding uncharacterized protein, with the protein MKSLNCKWKEYRAQLKKDYMRQGMTEEEVARNCPPDVPPHQWMELVHYWFSERAQTYSAIGRAARAAQSVPHTSGSKSYARLRQEFEDEHGREPGQVEFYRMTHTHQDGTFVRDESRDLYERATSLIAERDDESAASTQQSRIEAEVFTELMGPERYGRVRGYGVGVTPTQLSEVSRYTQHAAADAQDSRVRRLEAEIQEIRQSRAAEMEEMRQSRAEMQAMRGQIDRLTSLLEMYGSSQVNT; encoded by the exons atgaagtctctcaactgcaaatggaaagaatatagagcacaattgaagaaggactatatgagacagggtatgacagaggaggaggttgctagaaattgtcctcctgatgtaccccctcatcagtggatggagttggttcattattggttctccgagagggcacag acttattctgctattggtagagctgcacgagcagctcagtctgttcctcatacatcggggtcgaagagttatgcacgactccgacaggagttt gaggatgagcatgggagggaacccggacaagtggagttttaccggatgactcatactcatcaggatggtacttttgttcgagatgagtcgagagatttatat gagagggctacatctctcattgcggagcgtgacgacgagtccgcagcatctacgcagcagagccgtatcgaggccgaggtgttcacagagttgatgggaccagagcgctacggccgagtgaggggttatggagtaggagtcacccccactcagttatctgaggttagtagatatacgcagcatgctgcagcagatgctcaggattcacgtgttcgcagactcgaggcggagatacaggagattagacagagtcgtgccgctgagatggaggagatgcgacagagccgtgccgagatgcaggccatgaggggacagattgatcgtcttacatctttattagagatgtatggttcatctcaggtaaacacataa